One region of Bacillus pumilus genomic DNA includes:
- a CDS encoding C45 family autoproteolytic acyltransferase/hydolase gives MEEISAYFQEMTGTAYEVGKQQAVWMKKKQWLQTQYIRTEPLAKEAVKETKQLMRPYLPQLEEEIAGFCDELQLDERYLTFFYSSHLQPGCSHCVRQGNMAAGQQTVMLRNYDFSPIFDDMRLVTTHVKGLAYHTGSSLLLFGRSDGMNEYGLAVTFSACGPPVGNEPGLKPPAVAGLQVYHVIRSVLENCRTVEEAIRSIQEMPVASNVHLMLADRKGEAAVIEIIDGQKRVRRPETGYIAATNHPVADQTAKGMTKHHSVVRYDMLMEALKEQRSSDSLVKLFQTEYPDGLAVHNYEELFGTMRTVIFRPEEGTMDYCFGSPIYNPTYSLKAGGSLPFHEQKVQFHQKDYGPSFWRNV, from the coding sequence ATGGAGGAAATCAGTGCATATTTTCAAGAAATGACAGGAACCGCTTATGAAGTGGGAAAACAGCAGGCTGTCTGGATGAAGAAAAAGCAATGGCTACAGACACAATACATTCGAACAGAACCGCTTGCAAAAGAGGCTGTGAAAGAAACGAAGCAGCTGATGCGCCCTTATCTTCCTCAGTTAGAAGAAGAGATTGCTGGATTTTGTGATGAACTGCAATTAGATGAGCGCTATTTGACCTTTTTCTATTCATCTCATCTACAGCCAGGCTGTTCCCACTGCGTGAGGCAGGGGAATATGGCGGCAGGTCAACAAACGGTCATGCTGCGTAACTATGATTTCTCCCCGATATTTGATGATATGCGTCTTGTGACGACACATGTGAAGGGCTTGGCATATCATACAGGCTCGTCACTGCTCTTGTTTGGCAGATCTGATGGGATGAATGAGTATGGTCTTGCTGTGACTTTCTCTGCTTGTGGTCCGCCGGTTGGAAATGAACCCGGTTTAAAGCCTCCAGCAGTTGCCGGCTTGCAAGTGTATCATGTGATTCGATCTGTTCTGGAAAACTGTAGAACGGTTGAGGAAGCCATTCGCTCTATTCAGGAAATGCCCGTTGCCTCAAATGTTCACCTCATGCTTGCCGATCGAAAAGGAGAGGCGGCTGTGATTGAAATTATTGATGGTCAAAAAAGGGTGAGAAGACCGGAGACAGGTTATATTGCCGCAACGAATCATCCGGTTGCTGATCAAACAGCAAAAGGGATGACCAAACATCATTCTGTTGTCAGATACGATATGTTAATGGAAGCTTTAAAAGAACAACGATCAAGTGATTCTCTTGTGAAACTGTTCCAGACAGAATATCCTGATGGTCTGGCTGTGCACAATTATGAGGAGCTGTTTGGAACAATGCGAACCGTCATCTTCCGTCCGGAAGAAGGAACGATGGATTATTGCTTTGGCTCTCCAATATACAATCCGACGTATTCTTTAAAAGCTGGGGGTTCACTGCCTTTTCATGAACAAAAGGTTCAATTTCATCAAAAGGATTATGGACCGTCATTTTGGAGAAATGTATGA
- a CDS encoding BglG family transcription antiterminator has product MYITAREQKIIKYIIQQNRYVTIREIADSVQVSTRTIHRELKSIKPILKNYDLSLDKQPGKGLKAVGEREDKQRLLAHMSNEDQIEYSSDERKLLILCALLEAKEPVKLYTLASDLQVTNATISYDLDELTEWIAPYGLQLIRKRGYGIELKGPEEAKRKIVGNLIVDRLDIQLFLETIEMNIKQRTKATEKVFGVVSRGQLLKVERLLFHLKNRLSLSLSDSAYIALVVHLTYAIERIQLGETIRMEEEELLELKRTKEFESSLRIARALERMFNVEIPEAEVGYMTIHLRSANRSFGAEYRIDEIELDIAIRTKKLIDFISNKTGYHLNENDSLYEGLVSHLEPAMNRLKEKMRIYNPLTQQIKKDYFLLFMAIEEGVERFFPEIEFPEDEIAFIVLHFGSVLEIKKEETNIHALVVCSSGIGSSKMLASRLKKELPEIAEFDLSSLMELKEIDASSYDMIVSTVPIPYEHIDYIMVSPLLNEDDAMRVKAHIKRKIPYMIEKKRMKEAAKEAVQESVNMMAVAERVTNYMSVIRSILSHFTIDNRKAMPQHEATISQLLRQLEEEGFITHADEVASGLLEREQQGGLGIPGTEFALFHLKHTFIKEPIFHIYDLDQAYEVKSMDGGQQQMSRMLMMLAPLELGKEGSEMFSLISSSIIESEESMTLYGHGLKEDIEQKLHQLFYQFVKEVKW; this is encoded by the coding sequence ATGTACATAACGGCACGAGAACAAAAGATCATCAAATACATCATTCAGCAAAATCGTTATGTCACGATTCGTGAGATAGCCGATTCTGTTCAGGTGAGTACAAGAACGATTCATAGAGAACTAAAATCGATTAAACCCATATTAAAGAATTATGATCTTTCACTAGATAAACAGCCGGGGAAAGGCTTGAAGGCAGTCGGTGAACGGGAGGATAAACAGCGGCTTCTTGCTCATATGTCAAATGAGGATCAAATTGAATATAGCTCTGATGAACGGAAGCTCTTAATATTATGTGCGCTGCTTGAAGCAAAGGAACCGGTGAAATTATATACACTCGCTTCCGATTTGCAGGTCACAAATGCGACGATCAGCTATGACTTAGATGAACTGACGGAGTGGATCGCGCCATACGGTTTGCAGCTGATCCGAAAACGCGGGTATGGCATTGAATTAAAAGGACCGGAGGAAGCAAAACGAAAGATTGTCGGCAACCTCATTGTCGACCGGCTCGATATTCAATTATTTTTAGAAACGATTGAAATGAATATCAAGCAACGAACGAAAGCGACGGAAAAAGTGTTTGGCGTTGTCAGCAGAGGGCAGCTGCTCAAGGTAGAAAGACTTCTCTTTCATTTGAAAAATCGACTGTCACTCTCTTTATCTGATAGTGCCTATATTGCGCTTGTCGTTCACTTAACCTATGCTATCGAACGGATTCAGCTTGGCGAAACCATTCGAATGGAAGAGGAAGAGCTGCTTGAACTAAAGCGGACGAAAGAATTTGAATCATCACTGCGAATCGCAAGAGCACTTGAACGCATGTTTAATGTCGAAATCCCTGAAGCAGAGGTTGGATATATGACCATCCATCTGCGCAGTGCAAACCGCAGCTTTGGGGCAGAATACCGTATTGATGAAATCGAGCTGGATATCGCGATTAGAACGAAGAAGCTCATTGATTTTATTTCAAATAAAACTGGCTATCATTTAAATGAGAATGATTCATTGTATGAGGGACTCGTGTCTCATCTTGAACCTGCCATGAACCGTTTAAAGGAAAAGATGAGAATCTACAATCCACTTACACAACAAATTAAAAAGGACTACTTTTTACTTTTCATGGCGATTGAAGAAGGAGTCGAACGTTTCTTTCCAGAGATCGAATTTCCAGAGGATGAAATCGCCTTTATTGTGCTTCACTTTGGCTCAGTGCTTGAGATCAAAAAAGAAGAAACGAACATTCATGCATTGGTCGTGTGCTCAAGCGGGATCGGTTCCTCTAAAATGCTCGCATCTCGGTTAAAAAAAGAATTGCCAGAGATCGCCGAATTCGATCTGTCTTCCTTGATGGAGCTAAAAGAAATCGATGCATCAAGCTATGACATGATTGTCTCGACCGTCCCTATCCCATATGAGCATATCGATTACATCATGGTCAGTCCGCTCTTAAACGAGGATGATGCTATGCGTGTGAAGGCTCATATTAAACGAAAGATCCCTTATATGATTGAGAAAAAAAGGATGAAAGAAGCTGCCAAAGAAGCGGTACAAGAATCCGTTAATATGATGGCGGTTGCAGAGCGGGTGACGAATTACATGTCTGTGATTCGCAGCATCTTGTCCCATTTCACCATCGACAATAGAAAGGCGATGCCGCAGCATGAGGCAACAATCAGTCAGCTGCTTCGTCAGCTTGAAGAGGAAGGATTTATCACACATGCGGATGAGGTAGCAAGTGGTTTACTAGAACGTGAACAGCAAGGTGGTTTAGGGATTCCTGGTACAGAATTTGCTCTTTTTCATTTAAAGCATACGTTCATCAAGGAACCCATCTTTCATATTTATGATCTTGATCAGGCATACGAGGTCAAAAGCATGGACGGCGGGCAGCAGCAGATGTCACGAATGCTCATGATGCTGGCGCCGCTAGAGCTAGGCAAGGAAGGGTCAGAAATGTTTAGTCTGATCAGTTCATCCATCATTGAAAGTGAGGAAAGCATGACGCTTTATGGTCATGGGTTAAAGGAAGACATTGAACAGAAATTGCATCAGCTGTTCTATCAATTTGTCAAAGAGGTAAAGTGGTAA
- a CDS encoding class I SAM-dependent methyltransferase: MLSTISKTFSKPKGWLGSIAGFIMANENKALNQSAIQHLDLSDGENILEIGYGPGYSIKHMLKHYEGLHIDGLDASSTMQEQAKSRVSKRSKDKQVRLYVGKIEKTRLPGEQYDKVLSVNNFTIWDDPKTGLLNLYHTLKPGGKLVIVMQPREKGADASRTKEMGENILNDLQFAGFDHFSVEYEEIRPTLAVCVTAKKPRSE, encoded by the coding sequence ATGCTGTCAACCATTTCGAAAACCTTTAGCAAACCAAAAGGCTGGCTCGGAAGCATTGCAGGCTTCATTATGGCAAATGAAAATAAAGCACTGAATCAGTCGGCGATCCAGCATTTAGATTTGTCAGATGGTGAAAACATTTTAGAAATAGGCTATGGTCCCGGCTACAGCATCAAGCATATGCTTAAGCATTATGAAGGTCTCCATATAGATGGACTAGATGCTTCCTCCACCATGCAGGAGCAAGCAAAATCCCGCGTCAGCAAACGGTCAAAAGACAAACAAGTCCGGCTGTATGTAGGAAAAATCGAGAAAACACGTTTGCCGGGAGAGCAGTATGACAAAGTACTGTCTGTGAACAACTTTACGATTTGGGATGATCCAAAGACTGGCCTACTCAACCTTTATCACACGTTGAAACCCGGCGGAAAACTCGTCATTGTGATGCAGCCAAGAGAAAAAGGTGCTGATGCGAGCCGGACAAAAGAGATGGGTGAAAACATATTGAATGATTTACAGTTTGCGGGGTTTGACCATTTTTCTGTTGAGTATGAGGAAATTCGTCCAACGCTTGCTGTCTGTGTCACAGCCAAAAAGCCGAGAAGCGAATAA
- a CDS encoding SDR family oxidoreductase, which translates to MDLREYLTNGIPRQTQDQQPGSEREMNPAPIFEDESYQGSGKLKGKVALITGGDSGIGRAVSVAYAKEGAHVAIVYLNEHEDAKDTQKRVEQEGVKCLTIAGDVGDEAFCEKAVEKTVEAFGQLDILVNNAAEQHPKERIQDISSEQLHQTFRTNFYSYFYFTKKALDYLKPGSTIINTTSINPYRGNKVLIDYTATKGAINGFTRSMAQSLVKDGIRVNGVAPGPIWTPLIPSTFDEDRVESFGAETPMGRPGQPVEHVGCYVLLASDESSYMTGQTLHVNGGSFMNT; encoded by the coding sequence ATGGATTTACGTGAATATTTAACAAATGGCATTCCGCGCCAAACACAGGATCAGCAGCCAGGCAGTGAAAGGGAAATGAATCCTGCGCCGATCTTTGAGGATGAATCATATCAAGGGTCTGGCAAGCTCAAAGGGAAAGTCGCACTGATTACAGGCGGAGATAGTGGAATTGGACGTGCTGTGTCTGTTGCCTATGCAAAAGAAGGGGCACACGTCGCCATTGTGTACTTAAATGAACATGAGGATGCAAAGGATACGCAAAAGCGCGTAGAACAGGAAGGCGTCAAATGTTTAACGATTGCAGGAGATGTCGGTGACGAAGCCTTTTGCGAGAAAGCGGTAGAAAAAACAGTTGAAGCCTTTGGGCAATTAGATATTTTAGTGAATAATGCGGCTGAACAGCATCCGAAAGAACGGATTCAGGATATATCTAGTGAACAGCTTCACCAAACCTTTAGAACCAACTTCTATTCCTATTTTTATTTTACAAAGAAAGCACTGGATTACTTAAAACCAGGAAGTACAATTATTAATACAACATCCATTAACCCATATCGAGGCAACAAAGTGCTGATTGATTATACGGCGACAAAAGGCGCCATCAATGGCTTTACGCGTTCTATGGCTCAGTCGCTTGTGAAGGATGGGATTCGGGTGAACGGAGTAGCGCCAGGTCCAATTTGGACGCCGCTCATTCCATCTACATTTGATGAGGATCGTGTGGAAAGCTTCGGGGCAGAAACCCCAATGGGAAGACCAGGACAGCCTGTAGAACATGTCGGCTGCTATGTGCTGCTTGCTTCTGACGAATCGTCTTATATGACAGGACAAACACTTCACGTCAACGGCGGTTCCTTTATGAATACATGA
- a CDS encoding pyridoxamine 5'-phosphate oxidase family protein gives MSQEELKQKVLNLLDEQKVGTLATVEQDKPHTRYMTFFHEGLTLYTPTSKETHKADEIEKNPNVHILIGYSGEGFGDTYAEIAGTATLTDDPELIDRLWSEEMEKWFKGKDDPNLVILKIDPTSIRYMNEGNRTPAELSL, from the coding sequence ATGTCACAAGAAGAATTAAAACAAAAGGTACTCAATCTATTAGATGAACAAAAGGTCGGAACACTGGCGACCGTTGAACAGGATAAGCCGCATACCCGCTACATGACTTTTTTCCATGAGGGACTGACATTATATACACCAACGAGCAAAGAAACACATAAAGCAGACGAAATTGAAAAAAACCCGAATGTCCATATTCTCATTGGTTATTCAGGTGAAGGATTCGGTGACACGTATGCAGAAATCGCAGGTACCGCCACATTAACCGATGATCCAGAACTGATCGACCGCCTTTGGTCTGAGGAGATGGAGAAATGGTTTAAAGGAAAAGATGATCCGAACCTAGTGATTCTGAAGATTGATCCAACATCTATTCGTTACATGAATGAAGGAAACCGTACTCCAGCTGAATTATCACTTTAA